In the genome of Magnetococcus sp. PR-3, one region contains:
- a CDS encoding zinc-binding alcohol dehydrogenase family protein, with amino-acid sequence MKAIGYKHAGPIDQTDALVAFEAEVPEVGPRDLLVEVRGISVNPVDVKVRSNMTPEQGMKIIGYDACGVVQHVGCEVSLFNVGDEVFYAGDLTRPGTNAALHVVDERIVGKKPASLGYSEAAGFPLTSITAWEILFDSFAFKEGDGQGESVLIIGGAGGVGSILIQLAKKLTNLTVIATASRPETVEWVKKMGADHVVNHHQSLVDQVKALQLEPRYVASLSGTEGHFSAILELIKPRGHVALIDDPGAVDIKAAKPKSLSFSWEFMFARSMFQMEDMDQQHKLLNRVSALIDEGTLISTVTNNLGKMSAETLTVAHKQQESGRVIGKHVLDGF; translated from the coding sequence ATGAAAGCCATTGGATACAAGCATGCCGGACCCATTGACCAAACAGATGCACTCGTTGCGTTTGAGGCGGAGGTGCCTGAAGTGGGGCCTCGTGATCTACTGGTGGAGGTTCGGGGGATTTCCGTTAATCCTGTGGATGTGAAAGTTCGGAGCAATATGACACCAGAACAGGGGATGAAAATCATTGGTTATGATGCATGTGGTGTTGTTCAGCACGTTGGCTGTGAAGTAAGCCTTTTTAACGTCGGTGATGAGGTTTTTTATGCTGGCGATCTTACACGTCCAGGTACCAATGCTGCTTTGCATGTTGTGGATGAACGCATTGTGGGGAAAAAACCAGCCTCTCTAGGCTATTCTGAAGCGGCAGGTTTTCCCTTAACTTCCATTACCGCGTGGGAAATTTTGTTTGACTCTTTTGCCTTTAAAGAGGGCGATGGCCAAGGCGAAAGTGTGTTGATTATCGGTGGTGCTGGTGGGGTGGGATCTATCCTTATTCAGTTGGCCAAAAAGCTAACAAACTTAACCGTTATCGCCACAGCGTCGCGCCCAGAGACGGTTGAGTGGGTAAAAAAAATGGGGGCTGACCATGTGGTTAATCACCATCAATCCCTGGTTGATCAGGTCAAAGCCCTGCAACTGGAGCCCCGTTATGTGGCCTCTCTTTCAGGTACCGAGGGGCACTTTTCTGCCATATTGGAGCTGATAAAACCCCGTGGTCATGTGGCACTGATTGATGATCCAGGGGCGGTTGATATTAAAGCGGCAAAGCCTAAGTCTCTGAGCTTTAGCTGGGAATTTATGTTCGCACGTTCCATGTTCCAAATGGAGGATATGGATCAGCAGCATAAACTGCTCAATCGGGTATCTGCATTGATTGATGAGGGAACATTGATCTCAACCGTCACCAATAACCTGGGAAAAATGAGTGCGGAAACCCTAACGGTTGCCCATAAACAGCAGGAGAGTGGCCGGGTGATTGGTAAACATGTATTGGATGGTTTTTAA
- a CDS encoding CheR family methyltransferase, protein MCASSSAKPESIRSLNDPVHQLASALNERTGIKVTEQVLSKLERVFEALPTTVVSGWIKQLEALPGDHYEWLSLIENLTVHETSFFRDRNQLKFLEETIIPELLDRLQQAGGKIIRIWVAGCATGEEVYTYSMLLVTELIKRNLAQFDATSDHIIFRAGWGLEILGSDISRPVLVRAERGHYLEFPGLSPFRNLPERHRTWFKEATASDEVEQSSVTAIYAVHTALKKLCRFKQHNLMHPMSRDEDLFDLVSCRNVLIYFTPEAKQQVLSHLSQRIKPAHHLILGPTDPAPHRFESIWGDQAVVYRKPA, encoded by the coding sequence ATGTGCGCTTCATCCTCTGCAAAGCCAGAGAGCATCCGCTCTTTGAATGATCCGGTCCATCAACTGGCCAGTGCCTTGAATGAACGTACTGGCATTAAGGTAACCGAACAGGTCTTGAGCAAGCTGGAACGGGTCTTTGAAGCCTTACCCACAACCGTGGTCAGTGGTTGGATTAAACAACTGGAAGCACTACCCGGTGATCACTATGAGTGGTTATCCCTCATTGAGAACCTGACGGTCCATGAAACCTCCTTCTTCCGTGACCGCAACCAGTTAAAGTTTCTTGAAGAGACCATTATTCCCGAGCTCTTAGACCGTTTACAGCAGGCTGGGGGAAAAATTATTCGTATTTGGGTGGCAGGGTGCGCCACGGGAGAGGAGGTCTACACCTACTCCATGCTGCTTGTCACAGAGCTGATTAAACGTAATCTGGCTCAGTTTGATGCAACATCTGATCACATCATTTTTCGTGCAGGATGGGGGCTGGAAATCTTGGGGAGTGATATTTCCCGCCCCGTTCTGGTCCGGGCTGAACGGGGGCACTATCTGGAATTCCCCGGGCTCTCCCCTTTTCGTAACCTGCCCGAGAGACACCGTACTTGGTTTAAAGAAGCTACAGCCTCAGATGAGGTGGAACAAAGCAGTGTGACCGCGATCTATGCGGTACACACAGCCCTAAAAAAGCTCTGTCGTTTTAAACAACATAACCTCATGCACCCCATGTCTAGGGATGAAGATCTCTTTGACTTGGTTTCATGTCGTAATGTTCTTATCTACTTTACGCCAGAGGCTAAGCAACAAGTGCTGTCGCATCTATCCCAGCGCATCAAACCCGCTCATCACCTGATATTAGGTCCAACCGACCCTGCCCCCCATAGGTTTGAGAGCATTTGGGGGGATCAGGCCGTGGTCTACCGCAAACCCGCTTGA
- a CDS encoding adenylate/guanylate cyclase domain-containing protein — translation MTTQPYSFTALAELLLQLEIRTGNGNPAHINRVTHALSELFAVQSGQLDQQPAEKLRRILEPALAAVEVSSGRLYLMTDADIFCWSTNGTRLSVPSTTERGIVSAVWEENEPLKLATPHEDERFDADIDLPTGEEIDALLALPITDPGNRKGVLILDNPHLDESTEEATTLLKMAGALALGMVAQLNPESLKAPLMLQDMEDLDPEGRERMHQSLQNILEIATDITESHAGRIYIHRPEHDALEISHTSGTSVKLKLVPEYWSLPGFVYGTGECVRLRDAYDDPRFDPIGDQHNGYRSRNVMVAPIDDATGNRLGVLEVLNRKYGDYSLVDEKRLQAMATQAGLSVGNLNALSQLHTLKTNQEAVLRTLTNGVITVNPDGLVTYINPAASKLTRVTLEPETHIPLAKLFSGMNEWLVEEILSALESGEEKQLQEADYDVGTEEWLTLNIKLKSLYHERGFQSGVVITLEDITREKSIQRTMVRYLDGELVKKLAEEDANPLLLGQQTDDISVLFSDIRGFTSLTERLGPEETVAMLNEYFSYMEDVVTNHKGMVDKYIGDAVMALFGAPNRAGQDADNAVQCAVDMQIVLKMLNARRQAAKKEPLTIGIGVSSGSVITGNIGSSKRMSYTAIGDPVNLSARIESLTKLYRLDVMICGNTLSQCQREFRSHCVDIIRVRGQHMPTKIFAIHDHHTEQSEAIDAAMENYEIAFEAYRIGNWDRAVRYFQNAAEGEIQYGPAITLLSRCRNLMLSPMPNWDGVWTYNS, via the coding sequence GTGACGACACAACCTTACTCCTTCACAGCTCTGGCTGAGCTGCTTTTACAGCTGGAGATCCGTACTGGTAATGGCAACCCCGCACATATTAACCGGGTCACCCATGCACTAAGTGAGCTCTTTGCTGTACAGTCCGGGCAGCTGGATCAACAGCCCGCTGAAAAGCTGAGACGTATTTTAGAGCCAGCTTTAGCCGCCGTTGAAGTCAGCAGTGGGCGCCTCTACCTTATGACGGATGCCGATATTTTCTGTTGGAGTACCAACGGTACACGTCTGAGCGTTCCCTCAACTACGGAACGGGGTATTGTCAGTGCGGTATGGGAAGAAAATGAGCCTCTTAAACTGGCCACTCCCCATGAAGATGAACGGTTTGATGCGGACATTGACCTGCCCACGGGAGAAGAGATTGATGCCCTGCTGGCTCTGCCCATTACCGACCCGGGTAATCGCAAAGGGGTTTTGATTTTAGATAATCCCCATCTGGATGAAAGCACCGAAGAGGCAACAACCCTACTCAAGATGGCCGGTGCCCTTGCCTTGGGCATGGTCGCACAGCTCAACCCAGAAAGTTTAAAAGCCCCACTCATGTTACAGGACATGGAGGATTTGGACCCGGAAGGCCGGGAACGAATGCACCAAAGCCTACAGAACATTCTGGAAATTGCGACAGATATTACAGAATCCCACGCAGGGCGTATTTACATCCATCGCCCAGAACATGATGCACTGGAGATATCACATACCAGTGGCACATCCGTTAAGCTAAAGCTGGTTCCCGAGTATTGGAGTCTACCTGGTTTTGTCTACGGCACGGGAGAGTGTGTTCGCCTGCGTGATGCCTATGATGACCCCCGTTTTGATCCCATTGGTGATCAACATAATGGCTACCGTAGCCGCAATGTGATGGTGGCCCCCATTGATGATGCCACAGGCAACCGGCTTGGTGTGCTGGAAGTCCTTAACCGTAAATATGGTGATTATTCACTGGTTGATGAAAAACGCCTACAGGCCATGGCCACCCAAGCTGGCCTCTCTGTGGGGAATTTGAACGCCCTATCTCAACTGCATACCTTAAAGACCAACCAAGAAGCTGTGCTACGCACCTTAACCAATGGTGTTATCACCGTTAATCCAGACGGCTTGGTCACCTACATCAATCCAGCCGCGAGCAAACTAACCCGTGTCACCTTGGAGCCAGAGACACACATTCCTCTGGCAAAACTTTTCTCTGGTATGAATGAGTGGTTGGTCGAGGAGATTCTCAGCGCTCTGGAGAGTGGAGAAGAGAAACAGCTACAGGAAGCAGACTACGACGTTGGTACCGAAGAGTGGCTAACCCTCAATATCAAGCTAAAGTCACTCTACCATGAACGAGGCTTCCAATCCGGGGTGGTTATAACTCTGGAAGATATCACCCGAGAGAAGAGCATTCAGCGCACCATGGTGCGCTACCTGGATGGTGAATTGGTTAAAAAACTGGCTGAAGAAGATGCCAACCCGCTGTTACTCGGTCAGCAAACCGATGACATCAGTGTACTCTTTTCGGATATCCGGGGCTTTACCTCTTTGACCGAGCGCTTAGGCCCGGAAGAAACCGTGGCCATGCTTAACGAGTATTTCTCCTACATGGAAGATGTGGTCACCAACCATAAAGGTATGGTGGATAAATATATTGGTGATGCTGTTATGGCACTGTTTGGCGCCCCCAATCGTGCGGGCCAGGACGCTGACAATGCCGTACAGTGCGCAGTAGATATGCAGATTGTGCTAAAAATGCTCAACGCCCGCCGACAAGCTGCAAAAAAAGAGCCCCTAACCATTGGTATTGGGGTATCAAGCGGGTCGGTCATTACTGGTAATATTGGTTCCAGTAAGCGTATGAGCTACACCGCCATTGGTGACCCGGTTAACCTTTCTGCGCGTATTGAAAGTTTAACCAAACTCTATCGGTTAGATGTCATGATCTGCGGTAATACGCTGTCTCAATGCCAACGTGAGTTCAGAAGCCATTGTGTGGATATCATACGGGTGCGGGGCCAACATATGCCCACTAAGATCTTTGCCATCCATGACCACCACACCGAACAATCCGAAGCCATTGACGCTGCCATGGAGAATTATGAAATTGCTTTTGAAGCCTACCGCATAGGTAACTGGGACCGGGCTGTACGCTACTTCCAAAATGCAGCGGAGGGAGAAATTCAGTATGGGCCGGCCATTACACTCTTATCACGGTGTCGCAACCTTATGCTCTCCCCCATGCCCAATTGGGATGGGGTATGGACCTATAACAGTTAA
- a CDS encoding chemotaxis protein CheA — MSDFIESLWQEFSAETEEHLEQIETYLLESNSRDLAHDEIAALFRAFHSLKGLSRAMSLHAMETVAHNAENLLGLVRNGTLPNLTEINPQLLQSVDELRALRESGLETRSDGQAPQSFVNTLEKLYTSLNEPATAIKAPEPSTVAPIEEPQPQTPTQTPEQDLALDDNDEMISLYAENLSEQLPLLPALLEEDAQARNQARQYAEELAHGASVVGFEGLSDELSQLACLRDDSPLSQYIDLLHEIGAQTELITEMTGFETGQQAFLQAVASPLFEELAKQGNGLADYLHALDVNNPNLEQVRALTPALTLLHRLCELVGAPRMGDIFLRIAELLRKVDESQTSMATALLEELSILADGVTLLDPEYPDLDPDIADELLKQIKETCDDGETVQAVSLSAEPTPLFDKHRINDELVAVLTESQIQEIEQHLRDGWQIYIVHAFLERDAHIAQTFVTWLREVLSVTNRTLFQDEETGLEFLLMTPHGPEQLSGMLAEVDADGKCLHDLKHITPEHAAQISFTQAPKPAQEAAPKSSSGNTVETTLRVRASTVNTLIDQASELLTAVSGLNERLHDDAVQSSCKLEQTSTPLLTQMRDQIHRIHRDLRLLHQNTLELRMAPLQFLYGRLTRTVHDLATTQEKQIKFDSSGGDVRLDKSIVDSLSDPLLHMVRNSCDHGLEEPHEREQQGKSALGFLSIHAEQQGGEAVLTIQDDGRGLDVERIKAKAIDKGLVTPETATNMTDAEAMRLILQPGFSTREAISETSGRGVGMDVVLTTITQLGGALHIDSTFGKGTTFTLRMPLSTAMQRVVILRQADQFWAFPEDYMRKACVVPRQQKATVHGVPGVMLDGQDFIPLVPLGTIVGAEISPPQPQEQAPSVTLSLIILGHGQQRIAIEVDEFVRRQELMFKEVHPALAAIPSVGGAGVMGDGKVVIILDALAVLGLALEYAKASEAVS; from the coding sequence ATGTCTGATTTCATTGAGAGTTTATGGCAGGAATTCTCTGCTGAGACAGAAGAGCATCTCGAGCAAATCGAAACCTATTTGCTCGAAAGCAATAGTCGAGATCTGGCCCATGATGAAATCGCCGCACTGTTTCGTGCCTTTCACTCCCTAAAGGGGCTTTCACGCGCCATGAGTCTTCATGCCATGGAGACGGTTGCCCATAATGCAGAGAATCTACTGGGCCTTGTACGCAATGGGACACTGCCCAACCTCACGGAGATTAATCCTCAACTGCTTCAATCTGTGGATGAACTGCGTGCATTACGGGAGTCTGGGCTGGAAACCCGATCAGACGGCCAAGCACCACAATCCTTTGTAAATACATTAGAAAAACTCTACACCTCTCTCAATGAACCCGCTACAGCCATCAAAGCGCCAGAACCAAGCACGGTTGCCCCCATAGAGGAACCTCAACCCCAGACGCCGACACAAACGCCCGAACAGGATTTGGCGTTGGATGACAATGATGAGATGATCAGCCTTTATGCTGAAAACCTCTCTGAGCAACTCCCCCTGCTACCCGCATTGCTGGAAGAGGATGCCCAAGCCCGCAACCAAGCCCGTCAATATGCGGAAGAGCTGGCCCACGGAGCTTCTGTTGTCGGTTTTGAAGGGTTATCGGATGAACTGTCTCAACTGGCCTGTTTAAGGGATGACAGTCCCCTTAGCCAGTATATTGATCTACTTCATGAAATTGGTGCGCAGACTGAACTAATTACAGAGATGACCGGCTTTGAAACCGGACAGCAGGCCTTCCTGCAGGCTGTAGCCAGCCCCTTATTTGAAGAGTTGGCCAAACAGGGCAACGGTCTTGCCGACTATTTACACGCGTTGGATGTCAACAATCCTAACCTTGAGCAAGTACGCGCACTCACCCCAGCCCTGACCCTACTCCACCGCCTCTGTGAACTGGTGGGTGCCCCACGCATGGGTGATATTTTCTTACGTATTGCAGAGCTGTTACGGAAGGTTGACGAAAGCCAGACCAGCATGGCCACAGCACTGTTAGAAGAGCTCTCCATACTGGCCGATGGTGTAACCCTGCTGGATCCAGAATATCCTGACCTAGACCCAGACATTGCCGATGAGTTGCTCAAACAGATCAAAGAGACCTGTGATGACGGGGAAACGGTACAAGCTGTCAGCCTATCAGCCGAGCCCACCCCTTTGTTTGACAAGCACCGTATTAATGATGAACTTGTTGCGGTTTTGACAGAAAGCCAAATACAAGAGATTGAACAGCATTTACGGGATGGTTGGCAGATCTATATTGTTCATGCCTTTTTAGAACGGGACGCCCACATAGCGCAGACCTTTGTAACTTGGTTGCGTGAAGTACTCTCTGTTACCAACCGTACGCTCTTTCAAGATGAAGAGACCGGGCTGGAATTTTTACTCATGACCCCCCACGGTCCAGAGCAGCTCAGCGGCATGTTGGCTGAAGTCGATGCCGACGGTAAATGTTTACACGATTTAAAACACATTACCCCAGAACACGCAGCACAGATTAGCTTTACACAAGCACCAAAGCCGGCTCAAGAGGCCGCCCCAAAAAGTAGCAGTGGAAATACCGTAGAGACAACCCTGCGTGTACGTGCCAGTACGGTCAACACCCTGATTGATCAAGCATCCGAGTTACTCACAGCGGTGAGTGGTTTAAACGAACGGCTGCATGATGATGCCGTACAGAGCAGCTGCAAGCTCGAGCAGACATCCACCCCGCTTTTGACCCAAATGCGTGATCAAATTCATCGCATCCACCGTGACCTGCGTCTCTTACATCAAAACACCCTTGAACTACGCATGGCACCGCTACAGTTCCTATATGGACGTCTAACCCGGACTGTGCACGATCTTGCCACGACACAAGAAAAACAGATTAAATTTGATAGCTCTGGTGGTGACGTTCGGTTGGATAAAAGCATTGTTGATAGCTTAAGCGATCCACTTCTACATATGGTACGTAACAGCTGTGATCATGGGCTAGAAGAGCCTCATGAACGGGAACAACAGGGCAAATCCGCTTTGGGTTTTCTATCTATTCATGCGGAACAACAAGGTGGCGAAGCTGTTCTTACCATTCAGGATGATGGACGCGGCCTAGATGTAGAGCGTATTAAAGCTAAAGCCATTGATAAAGGACTGGTTACCCCAGAAACTGCGACCAATATGACGGATGCCGAGGCCATGCGGTTAATATTGCAGCCGGGTTTTTCAACCCGTGAGGCGATCAGTGAGACCTCTGGTCGAGGTGTTGGTATGGATGTTGTCCTGACCACCATCACCCAATTGGGGGGTGCCCTACACATTGACTCCACGTTTGGAAAAGGCACCACGTTTACCCTACGTATGCCACTGTCTACCGCCATGCAGCGGGTTGTCATTCTTCGACAAGCTGACCAATTTTGGGCTTTTCCTGAAGATTATATGCGAAAAGCCTGTGTGGTCCCCCGCCAGCAAAAGGCCACGGTGCACGGTGTGCCAGGGGTAATGCTTGATGGACAGGATTTTATCCCTCTGGTTCCTTTGGGCACCATTGTGGGCGCGGAAATTTCACCGCCTCAACCCCAAGAGCAGGCACCATCCGTGACCTTATCCCTCATTATTCTAGGTCATGGTCAACAACGAATCGCCATTGAGGTTGATGAGTTTGTTCGCCGCCAAGAGCTTATGTTTAAAGAAGTTCACCCTGCATTGGCAGCCATTCCCTCTGTGGGCGGAGCTGGCGTTATGGGGGATGGTAAAGTGGTGATTATTCTGGATGCTCTGGCTGTTCTTGGGCTGGCGTTGGAGTATGCCAAAGCTTCGGAAGCGGTATCGTGA
- a CDS encoding response regulator — MSKKVLIVDDSFIMRAIVKEIIESDDDFSVIAEAENGRIGLQMVREHTPDLILLDIEMPEMTGLEMLKRLRLLGKFKTIIVSSVGQVGSEEAVQARKLGAADVIAKPSGAMSLDLADKRGHDIVAASRAALGLPPLAG, encoded by the coding sequence GTGAGTAAAAAAGTTCTGATCGTCGATGACTCGTTTATCATGCGAGCCATTGTAAAAGAGATTATCGAAAGTGATGACGACTTCTCTGTTATTGCAGAAGCTGAGAATGGCCGGATTGGACTACAAATGGTCCGTGAACACACACCCGACCTTATTCTTCTGGATATTGAAATGCCCGAGATGACAGGCCTTGAGATGCTTAAACGCCTGCGCCTACTGGGTAAATTCAAAACCATCATCGTCTCTTCAGTTGGCCAAGTTGGCTCTGAAGAAGCGGTACAAGCGCGTAAACTAGGCGCTGCGGATGTGATCGCCAAACCTTCAGGCGCCATGAGTCTGGATTTGGCAGATAAACGAGGCCACGATATTGTCGCCGCCTCCCGTGCAGCTCTGGGTCTACCTCCATTGGCTGGATAA
- the cheB gene encoding chemotaxis-specific protein-glutamate methyltransferase CheB, translated as MTPYSILIVDDSRMMRTILRQLIEVDNSTLQVAGEAANGEEALEQVRALKPDVITMDVEMPTMDGITAVRHILEEHGESAPPIIMVSSHTSESAHATVQALRAGAVDFVSKKSNVAALDMSRIDNELIPKLQAWAKRHREQPSRQIVQQRSVGQPVTTIPADPQQLLEHEQQGQHQPKANLQCILIGSSTGGPAALPVLLKEMGRPRVPVIIAQHMPATFTNSFAENLSFDLDYPVEEATFNTPLDPQTVYILPGGQDAILARTADRAGFQLRPKQHAGNYHPAANLLFRSSTLVSSSAIGVVLTGMGDDGAEGLADMARRGFPTVVQTPHTAVISGMPDSAIAKSPGSWILDVAHIGRHLAKWMAKHCHGP; from the coding sequence ATGACCCCCTACTCCATTTTGATTGTGGATGACTCCCGCATGATGCGAACCATCTTGCGTCAGCTGATTGAAGTGGATAACAGCACACTTCAGGTGGCGGGTGAAGCCGCCAATGGTGAAGAGGCGCTTGAGCAGGTACGCGCACTTAAACCCGATGTCATCACCATGGATGTCGAAATGCCCACCATGGATGGCATAACCGCTGTTCGTCATATTTTAGAAGAGCATGGAGAGAGTGCACCTCCCATTATTATGGTGAGCAGCCATACGTCAGAATCCGCCCATGCAACGGTTCAAGCACTCCGTGCGGGGGCTGTCGACTTTGTGTCTAAAAAGAGCAATGTAGCGGCGTTGGATATGAGCCGTATTGACAATGAGCTTATACCTAAGCTGCAAGCCTGGGCCAAAAGGCACAGAGAACAGCCTAGCCGCCAAATAGTCCAACAACGCAGCGTTGGACAGCCAGTCACCACCATCCCTGCAGACCCCCAACAACTGCTGGAGCACGAGCAACAGGGGCAACATCAACCCAAAGCCAATTTACAGTGTATCCTTATTGGTTCGTCAACCGGGGGCCCAGCAGCATTACCCGTTCTACTTAAAGAGATGGGCAGGCCCCGTGTTCCCGTCATTATTGCCCAACATATGCCTGCTACATTTACCAATAGTTTTGCCGAAAATCTAAGTTTTGATCTGGATTATCCCGTGGAAGAGGCCACCTTTAACACACCTCTGGACCCACAAACCGTCTATATACTCCCGGGTGGCCAAGATGCCATTTTGGCCCGTACCGCGGACCGGGCGGGTTTTCAGCTTAGGCCCAAACAACATGCGGGTAACTACCACCCTGCAGCCAACCTGCTTTTTCGCTCTTCTACCCTGGTTTCCAGCAGTGCGATTGGGGTTGTGCTTACAGGTATGGGGGATGATGGTGCAGAAGGCTTGGCAGATATGGCACGACGGGGGTTCCCCACGGTGGTACAGACCCCCCACACTGCCGTTATTTCAGGCATGCCTGACTCAGCCATTGCGAAGAGTCCGGGCAGCTGGATTTTAGATGTCGCCCACATCGGTCGACACTTGGCTAAATGGATGGCTAAACATTGCCACGGTCCATAG